AGGTACATGGCCTGGACCTGGGCATCGAGGATAGTCCGCTGGAAGTGGGCGACCTGCTGCTGTCGTCCTTCGATCTGTTCGCCGCGGCGGTGGCGGCGCTGCTGGTGCTGGGCCTGTCGCTGCTGTTCGAACGCACCCGGCTGGGCATCTCGCTGCGCGCCGTGGCCGACGATCCCCTGGCGGCCCAGGCGGTGGGTATCCGCCTGCCGCGGATCTGGGCGCTGGTTTGGGCGGTGGCGGGCTGCGTCGGCCTGGTGGCCGGGCTGCTCTGGGGCGCGCGGCTGGGCGTGCAGTTCTCGCTGTCGCTGATCGTGCTCAAGGCGCTGCCGGTGCTGATCATCGGCGGCTTCTCCTCGATCACCGGCGCCATCGTCGGCGGCCTGCTGATCGGCGCCAGTGAAAAGCTCGCCGAGGTCTATCTCGGCCCCTTTATCGGCGGCGGCATCGAGAACTGGTTTCCCTATGCCTTCGCCCTGGTCTTCCTGCTGATTCGACCGGTCGGCCTGTTCGGCGAACCCACGGTCGAGCGCGTCTAGAGGATTCACCATGACCACCACCGTCGATGCGCTCGCCGCGCGTCCGCTCTCTCCCCGTGCGCCCGCGATTCGGCCGGCGCGCCTGGTATTGGCCGCTATTCTGGGCTTGGCCTTCGGTGTGCTGCCCTGGGTCGGCAACGACTATCTGTTCAACGCCCTGCTGATTCCCTTCCTGGTGCTGGCCCTGGCCGGATTGGGGCTGAATCTGCTCACCGGCTATGCCGGGCAGTTGTCGCTGGGCTCGGCTGCCTTCATGGCGGTGGGCGCCTTCACCACCTACAACCTGCAGGTGCGCCTGGGACTCCCTCTGCCGCTGTGCCTGTTCGCCGGTGGCCTGCTGGCGGCCCTGGTCTCCTTGCTGTTCGGCCTGCCCAGCCTGAGGATTCGTGGCTTCTACCTGATCGTCTCCAGCCTGGCGGCGCAATTCTTCATTCTGTGGGCGTTGACCCGCTTCGATTGGTTCTCCCATGGCAACGCCTCGGGGGTGATCAGCGCGCCGCCACTGGTGCTCTTGGGCCAGGATTTCGGTGGGCCGCTGGGTCGCTATCTGGCCACCCTGGTGGTGGTGCTGGTGTCGTTCGCCTTCGCCGCGCGCCTGGTGCACGGCGAACTGGGCCGCACCTGGATGGCGGTGCGCGACCGCGAGACGGCCGCGGCGGTGATGGGCCTGTCGGTGGTGCGGGCCAAGCTCTTGGCCTTCGCCTTCAGCGGTTTCTACCTGGGCATCGCCGGCGCGCTCTGGGCCTTCACCTA
The window above is part of the Pseudomonas oryzihabitans genome. Proteins encoded here:
- a CDS encoding branched-chain amino acid ABC transporter permease, coding for MAFFLEVLLGGLLAGVMYALVALGFVLIYRASGVFNFAQGAMLLFAALTYVSLVERGLPGWLALLVTLGVMILLAVAVERTVLRPLVNRSPLVLFMATLGLAYFIEGAAQALWGAQVHGLDLGIEDSPLEVGDLLLSSFDLFAAAVAALLVLGLSLLFERTRLGISLRAVADDPLAAQAVGIRLPRIWALVWAVAGCVGLVAGLLWGARLGVQFSLSLIVLKALPVLIIGGFSSITGAIVGGLLIGASEKLAEVYLGPFIGGGIENWFPYAFALVFLLIRPVGLFGEPTVERV
- a CDS encoding branched-chain amino acid ABC transporter permease, encoding MTTTVDALAARPLSPRAPAIRPARLVLAAILGLAFGVLPWVGNDYLFNALLIPFLVLALAGLGLNLLTGYAGQLSLGSAAFMAVGAFTTYNLQVRLGLPLPLCLFAGGLLAALVSLLFGLPSLRIRGFYLIVSSLAAQFFILWALTRFDWFSHGNASGVISAPPLVLLGQDFGGPLGRYLATLVVVLVSFAFAARLVHGELGRTWMAVRDRETAAAVMGLSVVRAKLLAFAFSGFYLGIAGALWAFTYLGTVEPNGFDLSRSFQILFIVILGGLGSLAGSLYGAAFIVLFPLLLSNLASWLPGDLIAAGQLENLQKMVFGALIILVLIKEPEGLSRLATRSWQRLRRR